Proteins encoded within one genomic window of Edaphobacter lichenicola:
- the bshB1 gene encoding bacillithiol biosynthesis deacetylase BshB1 has protein sequence MSSPAQLDILAIAAHRDDVEQTCGGTLMAMHARGWTTGILDLTQGESGTRGTAADREAEANAAARILNVAHREALDLPDGNIENTLANRLKLAAVLRRLRPRVVILPYWQGRHPDHYTSATLGYEACFVSGLAKVVTPGAPHPPHRPYKILYASLYADVRPTFVVDITPFAEQRLQSLLAYRSQYGAQPEGTGLFVPEEEIRERTFATARHYGLLAGVRYAEPFVQKEVSLVDDIMTLPVQSI, from the coding sequence ATGTCCTCGCCCGCTCAACTCGACATCCTCGCTATTGCAGCCCATCGCGACGACGTCGAGCAGACCTGCGGCGGCACTCTGATGGCCATGCACGCCCGCGGCTGGACCACCGGCATCCTCGATCTCACCCAGGGCGAGTCAGGCACCCGCGGCACCGCCGCCGACCGTGAAGCCGAGGCCAACGCCGCCGCCCGCATCCTCAACGTCGCCCATCGCGAGGCTCTCGACCTTCCCGACGGCAACATAGAGAACACCCTGGCCAACCGCCTCAAACTGGCCGCCGTCCTCCGCCGCCTGCGCCCCCGCGTCGTGATCCTTCCCTACTGGCAGGGCCGTCATCCCGACCACTACACCTCGGCCACGCTGGGCTATGAAGCCTGCTTCGTCAGCGGCCTCGCCAAGGTCGTAACGCCCGGCGCCCCCCACCCGCCGCATCGGCCCTACAAGATCCTCTACGCTAGCCTCTACGCCGACGTGCGCCCCACCTTCGTCGTCGACATCACGCCCTTTGCCGAGCAGCGCCTGCAGTCTCTGCTGGCCTACCGCTCGCAATACGGCGCGCAGCCTGAAGGCACTGGCCTCTTCGTCCCCGAGGAGGAGATTCGCGAGCGAACCTTCGCCACCGCCCGCCACTACGGCCTGCTGGCTGGAGTCCGCTACGCCGAGCCTTTTGTTCAGAAGGAAGTAAGTCTTGTTGATGACATCATGACCCTTCCTGTCCAATCAATCTAG
- a CDS encoding ferritin-like domain-containing protein, which produces MEKKLNDLIDKALSRRKFLAGAGTAAAGAMIIGCNNSTPAPTTTPTPTPTPLDIPDNDILNFALNLEYLEAEFYLYAATGAGLSSADALTGAGTTIVPAGIKAVPWTSPVFAQYAAEIAQDELNHVRFLQAAITGNKGTPVPRPALDLTFFGPLAVAAKITTSPTFNPFDGNNDFLIGAFVFEDVGVTAYSGAAPLLANNNILTAAAGIQATEAYHAAEIRTLITAVDGAAGNQTYTTIANQVSALRATLGGGKETPLSVSSIVAADPTYAIAFGRTTDQVLHIVYGAAGGAGLSKGGFFPNGLNGKITATAS; this is translated from the coding sequence GTGGAAAAAAAGCTAAATGACTTGATAGACAAAGCCCTGTCCCGCCGAAAGTTTTTGGCCGGAGCAGGGACGGCCGCTGCCGGAGCAATGATTATCGGTTGCAACAACAGCACACCAGCACCCACCACCACACCCACACCGACGCCAACCCCGCTCGACATCCCTGACAACGACATTCTGAACTTCGCCCTCAACCTCGAATATCTTGAGGCCGAGTTCTACCTCTACGCCGCGACCGGAGCCGGTCTCTCCTCCGCCGATGCACTCACCGGGGCAGGTACCACGATCGTTCCTGCGGGCATTAAGGCAGTTCCGTGGACCAGCCCAGTCTTCGCTCAGTACGCCGCCGAGATCGCACAGGATGAGCTGAATCACGTTCGCTTCCTCCAGGCAGCCATCACGGGCAACAAGGGAACTCCAGTTCCCCGTCCTGCTCTCGACCTTACCTTCTTCGGTCCGCTGGCTGTCGCAGCCAAGATCACCACCTCCCCCACCTTCAATCCCTTCGACGGCAACAACGACTTCCTTATCGGAGCCTTTGTCTTCGAAGATGTCGGGGTTACGGCTTACAGCGGCGCCGCTCCTCTGCTTGCCAACAACAACATCCTGACCGCCGCCGCCGGTATCCAGGCGACGGAGGCCTATCACGCTGCCGAGATCCGCACCCTGATCACTGCCGTAGATGGCGCGGCCGGAAATCAGACCTACACCACCATTGCCAACCAGGTGTCTGCTCTCCGCGCCACGCTCGGCGGAGGAAAAGAGACCCCACTCAGCGTCTCCAGCATCGTTGCTGCTGATCCTACTTACGCCATCGCCTTCGGTCGCACAACCGATCAGGTTCTGCACATCGTATACGGCGCGGCGGGCGGAGCAGGCCTCTCCAAAGGCGGCTTCTTCCCCAATGGACTCAACGGCAAAATCACAGCGACAGCTTCCTAA
- a CDS encoding ferritin-like domain-containing protein, translating to MATLETQQLDEIIVSTRRKMLTKGGAALAALAFGATATPKKAEAQSATIGDSDILNFALNLEYLEAQFYNLAVYGVTIDKLSTPIPVSVNGNAAGTVTLSPTFAKVPFSLSYVQAYATETATEEGKHVLFLQSALGAKAVSMPNIDLYNSFNALAAAALIGPSFNPFANDANFLIGAYIFEDVGVSAYGGAAALISDKVNVLPAAVGIHAVEAYHAGLIRTTINGLDGGGGTGPLSTLTQMISAARSSLANPDPTKPITTPFVTFTGSAADDIGITTTPVALNTATANITASTIVDCDQNSLGWSRNTSQILAIVTGTKPTDTVHQGVFFPNGLNGLIA from the coding sequence ATGGCAACTTTAGAGACACAGCAACTCGACGAAATTATCGTAAGTACCCGCCGAAAGATGCTCACCAAGGGAGGCGCCGCGCTCGCCGCTCTTGCCTTCGGCGCAACGGCAACCCCTAAAAAAGCAGAGGCCCAGTCGGCTACGATCGGCGACTCGGACATCCTCAACTTCGCCCTCAACCTGGAGTATCTCGAGGCGCAGTTCTACAACCTCGCGGTCTACGGCGTCACCATCGACAAGCTGTCGACGCCGATTCCCGTCAGCGTCAACGGCAACGCCGCTGGAACCGTTACTCTGAGCCCGACCTTCGCCAAAGTGCCTTTCTCGCTTTCCTACGTCCAGGCCTATGCCACGGAAACCGCAACGGAAGAAGGCAAGCACGTCCTCTTCCTCCAGAGCGCTCTCGGCGCCAAGGCAGTCTCGATGCCCAACATCGATCTGTACAACTCCTTCAACGCCCTTGCCGCAGCAGCGCTCATCGGACCCTCCTTCAACCCCTTCGCAAACGACGCTAACTTCCTGATCGGGGCCTATATCTTCGAGGACGTGGGAGTCTCCGCCTATGGTGGAGCCGCCGCCCTGATCTCTGACAAGGTCAATGTCCTCCCGGCTGCAGTAGGTATCCACGCCGTCGAGGCATATCACGCCGGTCTCATCCGCACCACCATCAATGGACTCGATGGCGGCGGTGGCACCGGACCGCTCAGCACGCTGACTCAGATGATCTCGGCAGCGCGTTCTTCGCTGGCGAATCCCGATCCCACCAAACCGATCACGACTCCGTTCGTCACCTTCACAGGCTCAGCGGCAGACGACATCGGAATCACCACAACCCCGGTCGCGCTCAACACCGCCACCGCGAACATCACCGCATCCACCATCGTCGACTGCGACCAGAACTCGCTGGGCTGGTCCCGCAATACCTCCCAGATCCTCGCAATCGTCACCGGCACGAAACCAACAGATACGGTCCATCAGGGAGTCTTCTTCCCCAATGGCCTCAACGGTCTCATCGCTTAG
- the lpxD gene encoding UDP-3-O-(3-hydroxymyristoyl)glucosamine N-acyltransferase, producing MTTMSKIADWVGVSAPLLEVEVTSVSSIEDAGENSVVFAVEGEALGRALRSKAGVILASRKLESAEMQPYRTPDPRVLWVADARYAFALVARRLSVSGVRAGVHASAVVGQRVAIGVGTAVGPSAVLGDGVVIGSGCEIGARVTIYAGTVLGDRVVVQAGAVLGSTGFGYVRSAETGEYLIFPQQGRLVVEDDVEIGANTTIDRGALGETRIGRGTKIDNLVHIGHNCVIGKNVIIAAQTGISGSSVVEDGAILGGQVGIGEHATVGAGVILGGGAGVLSGKKMRGPGEVFWGRPARPLKEYLRDLARLKRR from the coding sequence ATGACAACGATGAGCAAGATCGCGGACTGGGTTGGGGTGAGCGCGCCGCTGCTGGAGGTGGAGGTTACCTCGGTCTCGAGTATCGAGGATGCGGGCGAGAACTCGGTTGTGTTTGCGGTCGAAGGGGAGGCGCTGGGCAGGGCGCTGCGGTCGAAGGCTGGGGTGATTCTGGCGAGCAGGAAGCTGGAGTCGGCGGAGATGCAGCCCTATCGGACGCCGGACCCGCGGGTGTTGTGGGTGGCGGATGCGAGGTATGCGTTTGCGCTGGTGGCGCGAAGACTTAGTGTCAGCGGAGTTAGGGCGGGAGTGCATGCTTCGGCCGTGGTGGGGCAGAGAGTGGCGATTGGTGTTGGAACGGCGGTTGGGCCGAGTGCTGTGCTTGGTGATGGCGTGGTGATAGGGAGTGGATGCGAGATTGGTGCGCGGGTGACGATCTATGCAGGGACGGTGCTGGGGGACCGCGTGGTGGTGCAGGCTGGAGCCGTGCTGGGATCGACGGGGTTTGGGTATGTGCGGAGTGCGGAGACGGGAGAGTATCTGATCTTTCCGCAGCAGGGGCGGCTGGTGGTGGAGGACGATGTCGAGATTGGCGCGAATACTACGATTGATCGTGGTGCGCTGGGGGAGACGCGGATCGGGCGTGGAACGAAGATCGATAACCTGGTGCATATCGGGCATAACTGTGTGATTGGGAAGAACGTGATTATCGCGGCGCAGACGGGGATCTCAGGGTCGAGTGTGGTGGAGGATGGCGCGATTCTGGGTGGGCAGGTCGGGATTGGAGAGCATGCAACGGTGGGGGCGGGAGTGATTCTTGGCGGCGGAGCGGGAGTGCTGAGCGGGAAGAAGATGCGCGGGCCGGGCGAGGTGTTCTGGGGACGGCCGGCGCGGCCTTTGAAGGAGTATCTGCGGGATCTTGCGCGGTTGAAGCGGCGTTAA
- a CDS encoding lysophospholipid acyltransferase family protein → MSKGPQKEGIDAEVSFRERVEFAVVWLAVHGMRLLPRGSARAVGAGIAAIAYHALGRLRGVGVRNLKLAFPEMPEGERERILRSLYRRLGWLLAEFCLMPGYTQKSASRFIRYEGLENYVAARERGKGVLVLTGHLGAWELSSFYHSLMGMPMGMVIRRLDNPLVDEFVNRIRCLHGNRVIHKDDFARGLIASMRAGETVGILMDTNMTPPQGVFVPFFGVPACTASGMARIAGKTGAAVVPGFLLWEESDQKYVLRFGRELEVRHTGDSETDAVTNTAAFTAAIEATIRQYPDQWLWMHRRWKTRPPGEEGIY, encoded by the coding sequence TTGAGCAAAGGTCCACAAAAAGAGGGAATTGACGCAGAGGTGAGCTTCCGCGAACGGGTTGAGTTTGCCGTGGTGTGGCTGGCGGTTCACGGGATGCGGTTGCTTCCGCGGGGATCGGCCAGGGCGGTAGGCGCGGGGATTGCAGCCATTGCCTATCATGCGCTGGGGCGGCTGCGCGGAGTGGGTGTGCGGAACCTGAAGCTTGCGTTTCCAGAGATGCCGGAGGGGGAGCGGGAGAGGATTCTGCGGTCGTTGTACCGGCGTCTTGGCTGGCTGCTGGCGGAGTTCTGCCTGATGCCGGGATACACGCAGAAGAGTGCGAGCCGGTTTATTCGCTATGAGGGACTGGAGAATTATGTGGCGGCTCGCGAGCGTGGGAAGGGTGTGCTGGTGTTGACGGGGCACCTGGGGGCGTGGGAGTTGTCGAGTTTTTATCACTCGCTGATGGGCATGCCGATGGGGATGGTGATACGGCGGCTGGACAACCCGCTCGTGGATGAGTTTGTGAATCGCATTCGGTGCCTGCATGGAAACCGTGTCATTCATAAGGACGACTTTGCGCGAGGTTTGATTGCGTCGATGCGCGCGGGGGAGACGGTGGGGATTCTGATGGATACGAATATGACTCCGCCGCAGGGCGTGTTTGTGCCGTTCTTTGGCGTGCCGGCGTGTACGGCCTCGGGGATGGCACGGATTGCAGGCAAGACGGGTGCGGCGGTGGTGCCGGGGTTTCTCCTGTGGGAGGAGAGCGACCAGAAGTATGTGTTGCGCTTCGGCAGAGAGCTTGAAGTGAGGCATACGGGGGATTCTGAAACCGATGCGGTTACAAATACGGCGGCCTTTACGGCGGCGATTGAGGCGACGATTCGGCAGTATCCTGATCAGTGGCTGTGGATGCATCGGCGGTGGAAGACGCGGCCTCCGGGAGAAGAGGGGATCTACTGA
- a CDS encoding lipid-binding SYLF domain-containing protein yields the protein MMLKKISVALCGLAMIAGSLSAQAEGDKAKVAERLNAASQVLHEIMATPDKAIPGGILSGASCVVVIPSYKKGAFVVGAQYGQGVATCRTPSGKWSAPVCVQLAGGSFGFQIGGQATDLVLIAMNQQGLQDMLKNKFKLGADAAASAGPVGRNAQAGTDWKLNAEFLSYSRSKGLFAGINLDGTVLSQNQDDTRALYGSDIGFDQILGGKQVTPVEARPFVRTVAKYFVVAKNQ from the coding sequence ATGATGCTAAAGAAGATTTCAGTGGCTTTGTGTGGTTTGGCGATGATCGCCGGTTCTCTGTCGGCGCAGGCGGAGGGCGATAAGGCGAAGGTTGCGGAGCGTCTCAATGCCGCCAGCCAGGTGCTTCACGAGATTATGGCAACCCCGGACAAGGCGATTCCGGGTGGCATTCTGTCGGGCGCATCGTGCGTAGTGGTGATTCCCAGCTACAAGAAGGGCGCGTTCGTTGTGGGCGCGCAGTATGGCCAGGGTGTTGCAACCTGCCGTACGCCAAGCGGAAAGTGGAGCGCTCCGGTGTGTGTTCAACTGGCCGGCGGCAGCTTCGGGTTCCAGATTGGCGGACAGGCGACGGACCTGGTGCTGATCGCAATGAACCAGCAGGGCCTGCAGGACATGTTGAAGAACAAGTTCAAGCTGGGCGCGGATGCGGCGGCTTCGGCTGGTCCTGTGGGACGCAATGCGCAGGCAGGAACGGACTGGAAGTTGAATGCCGAGTTCCTGAGCTACTCGCGTAGCAAGGGTCTGTTTGCGGGTATCAATCTCGACGGCACGGTGCTGTCGCAGAACCAGGACGATACTCGCGCGCTCTACGGTTCGGACATCGGGTTCGATCAGATCCTCGGCGGCAAGCAGGTTACGCCGGTTGAGGCTCGTCCCTTTGTGCGCACTGTGGCGAAGTACTTCGTCGTTGCCAAGAACCAGTAA